In a single window of the Candidatus Limnocylindrales bacterium genome:
- the ahcY gene encoding adenosylhomocysteinase, protein MVKKPEASDVKDPKLAAAGKKRVDWASRDMPVLNLIAERFRKEKPLKGAKMTACLHVTAETANLMRTLKAGGADVALCASNPLSTQDDVAATLSVDDGIPTWAIRGEDSKTYHRHLQLGVERQPNLTMDDGADLVTLLHTTMTQYASRVVASMEETTTGVIRLKALEKQRRLTIPVVAVNDADTKHLFDNRYGTGQSTIDAIIRATDVLLAGKVFVVIGYGWCGRGLASRAAGAGAQVIVTEIDPMKALEAAMDGFRVMPMAKAAREGDIFVSVTGNMHTIAEKHFPLLKDGAIVANAGHFDIEIDVKGLTKLAKKVTKNLRHCVDEYVLAGGKRVYLLAEGRLVNLAAAEGHPASVMDMSFATQALAAEWAWKSAQKGKLDIRVHAVPRQIEDDVASLKLAAMGIAIDKLTPEQKKYLSSWEFGTS, encoded by the coding sequence ATGGTAAAGAAACCCGAAGCCTCCGACGTCAAGGATCCGAAACTCGCCGCGGCCGGAAAGAAGCGAGTCGACTGGGCATCGCGCGACATGCCGGTCCTCAACCTGATCGCCGAGCGCTTCCGCAAGGAAAAGCCGCTCAAGGGCGCGAAGATGACGGCGTGTCTCCACGTGACCGCCGAGACCGCCAACCTGATGCGCACGCTCAAGGCCGGCGGCGCGGACGTCGCGCTGTGCGCGTCGAATCCGCTGTCGACGCAGGACGACGTCGCGGCGACGCTGTCGGTCGACGATGGTATCCCGACGTGGGCAATTCGCGGAGAGGACTCCAAGACCTATCACCGCCACCTCCAGCTCGGAGTCGAGCGGCAGCCGAACCTGACGATGGACGACGGCGCCGACCTCGTGACGCTGCTGCACACGACGATGACGCAGTACGCGTCGCGCGTGGTCGCGTCGATGGAAGAGACGACGACCGGCGTGATCCGCCTGAAGGCGCTCGAGAAGCAGCGCCGCCTGACAATTCCGGTCGTCGCCGTCAACGACGCCGACACCAAGCACCTGTTCGACAACCGCTACGGCACCGGCCAGTCAACGATCGACGCGATCATCCGCGCGACCGACGTGCTGCTGGCCGGCAAGGTATTCGTCGTGATCGGCTACGGCTGGTGCGGCCGCGGCCTCGCGTCGCGTGCAGCCGGTGCCGGCGCGCAGGTGATCGTCACCGAAATCGATCCGATGAAGGCGCTCGAAGCCGCGATGGACGGTTTCCGCGTGATGCCGATGGCCAAGGCCGCACGCGAAGGCGACATCTTCGTCAGCGTGACGGGCAACATGCACACGATCGCCGAGAAGCATTTTCCCCTTCTCAAGGATGGCGCGATCGTCGCGAACGCCGGTCACTTCGACATCGAGATCGACGTCAAGGGCCTCACCAAGCTCGCCAAGAAGGTCACCAAGAACCTGCGGCACTGCGTCGACGAGTACGTGCTTGCCGGCGGCAAGCGCGTCTACCTTCTTGCCGAAGGACGGCTCGTCAATCTCGCAGCGGCCGAAGGCCATCCGGCGTCGGTCATGGACATGAGCTTCGCGACGCAGGCACTCGCTGCCGAATGGGCGTGGAAGAGCGCGCAGAAAGGCAAGCTCGACATCCGCGTGCACGCCGTTCCGCGCCAGATCGAAGACGACGTCGCATCGCTCAAGCTCGCCGCGATGGGCATCGCGATCGACAAGCTGACGCCGGAGCAGAAAAAGTATCTGAGCAGCTGGGAGTTCGGGACGTCCTGA
- the metK gene encoding methionine adenosyltransferase translates to MADEFIFTSESVSEGHPDKVCDQISDAVLDAHLAGDASSRVACETLCATNLIVMAGEITSSKAVDYEQIARQVAREIGYVGTDGFDAAKVEVITRLVRQSPDISQGVTVGQGLHEEQGAGDQGLMFGYACDQTPELMPLPISLSHHLVARLAELRHDGTIPYLRPDAKSQVSVEYRDGKPVRVATVVISTQHIEDASLDQIISDVREQVIGPIIPKHLLDDDTVYHVNPTGRFVVGGPSGDSGLTGRKIIVDTYGGWGRHGGGAFSGKDPSKVDRSAAYMARYLAKNVVASRLATACEVQIAYAIGVAQPVSVHIDTFGTGRAASTTISQKLRDHVDLRPASIIERFDLKRPIYRKTAAYGHFGRDAKDGFFPWENTDLATVLG, encoded by the coding sequence ATGGCGGACGAGTTCATCTTCACTTCGGAATCTGTTTCCGAGGGACACCCCGACAAAGTATGTGACCAGATTTCCGACGCGGTGCTCGATGCGCACCTCGCCGGCGACGCGTCGAGCCGCGTAGCCTGCGAGACGCTGTGCGCGACCAACCTCATCGTAATGGCTGGGGAAATCACCAGCAGCAAGGCTGTCGACTACGAGCAGATCGCGCGCCAGGTGGCACGCGAAATCGGATACGTCGGCACCGACGGCTTCGATGCCGCGAAGGTCGAAGTCATCACGCGCCTGGTCCGGCAATCTCCGGACATTTCGCAGGGAGTCACGGTCGGACAGGGTCTTCACGAAGAACAGGGCGCCGGCGACCAGGGCCTGATGTTCGGCTACGCATGCGACCAGACGCCCGAGCTGATGCCGCTGCCGATCTCGCTGTCGCATCATCTCGTCGCCAGGCTCGCCGAGCTCCGCCACGACGGCACGATTCCGTACCTTCGTCCGGACGCCAAGTCGCAGGTCAGCGTCGAGTACCGCGACGGCAAGCCCGTGCGCGTCGCGACCGTCGTGATCTCGACGCAGCACATCGAAGACGCCTCGCTCGACCAGATCATCTCCGACGTCCGCGAACAGGTGATCGGCCCGATCATTCCGAAGCATCTGCTCGACGACGACACCGTCTACCACGTCAATCCGACCGGCCGCTTCGTCGTCGGCGGACCCTCGGGCGACTCCGGCCTGACAGGACGCAAGATCATCGTCGATACGTACGGCGGCTGGGGCCGTCACGGCGGCGGCGCGTTCTCCGGCAAGGATCCGTCCAAAGTCGATCGCTCGGCCGCCTACATGGCGCGCTACCTCGCCAAGAACGTCGTCGCGTCCAGGCTCGCGACCGCGTGCGAAGTCCAGATCGCATACGCGATCGGCGTCGCGCAGCCGGTCTCGGTTCACATCGACACGTTCGGCACCGGCCGGGCGGCGTCGACCACCATCTCGCAGAAGCTGCGCGATCACGTCGACCTCCGGCCGGCGTCGATCATCGAGCGCTTCGACCTGAAACGACCGATCTACCGCAAGACCGCCGCCTACGGGCATTTCGGACGCGACGCGAAGGACGGCTTCTTCCCGTGGGAGAATACCGATCTCGCCACCGTCCTCGGCTGA
- a CDS encoding phospholipase D-like domain-containing protein yields the protein MDNNISVHAVSGTYVVLLGIDMKQADTTGLLGFAIRRADPVENEDYWLQGMRTFEASYPNPPDGALVSTRDHPVQDFLWSDFTAKPGRKYTYTIVPVTGKPKKLLHGAGVSIEVETESESDGEHAIYFNRGVIGSQAYARNWQAAPNKLSPIEKEKALDWLSRGLDEAVMAHIAKAKDESYGLRAAVYEFDYEPVIEAFQKAHASCRNVQIVYDARVSKNKQGIPDPEEKKRVAHVEELLDEYGLTDVATPRRASPSYIAHNKFIVLLKDGAPIEVWTGSTNFTMSGIFGQSNVGHLVRDPDIAAKYLAYWETLQKDPESDPLKDSNELATPTLTDFPPEKGTTPLFSPRHGLAQLNWYGVAMAGATSAMCFTGAFGINKVFLDDFEKDKDYLRYVFLEKWGTTAKTSQETEKALSDDFDIQVAIGATLPGEAISHWLAEQSNTISRNIKYTHTKFMLIDPLSDDPIVITGSANFSDASTSQNDENMLVIRGDLRVADVYLGEFMRLWRHHNFRYIVTTVDEGTGEPKHNYLRPNDTWAADFYAPTKIKTKRRKMFA from the coding sequence GTGGACAACAACATCTCTGTGCACGCCGTCTCGGGGACCTACGTCGTACTTCTTGGCATCGACATGAAGCAGGCCGACACGACTGGTTTGCTCGGATTCGCGATTCGACGGGCCGATCCGGTGGAGAACGAGGACTACTGGCTTCAAGGGATGCGGACGTTCGAGGCTTCGTATCCGAATCCGCCCGACGGAGCGCTCGTTTCCACGCGTGACCATCCCGTGCAGGATTTTCTGTGGAGCGACTTCACTGCCAAGCCGGGGCGCAAATACACGTACACGATCGTTCCGGTGACCGGCAAGCCGAAGAAGCTGCTGCACGGCGCCGGGGTAAGCATCGAAGTGGAGACGGAATCGGAGTCGGACGGCGAGCATGCCATTTATTTCAACCGCGGCGTGATTGGCAGTCAGGCGTACGCCCGCAACTGGCAGGCGGCACCGAACAAGCTGAGCCCGATCGAAAAGGAAAAAGCGCTCGACTGGCTCTCCCGCGGTCTCGATGAAGCCGTCATGGCTCATATTGCCAAGGCGAAGGATGAGTCTTACGGGCTTCGCGCCGCCGTATACGAATTCGACTACGAGCCGGTAATCGAAGCTTTTCAGAAGGCGCACGCGTCATGCAGGAACGTTCAGATCGTCTACGACGCGAGGGTATCCAAAAACAAGCAGGGAATCCCCGACCCCGAGGAGAAGAAGCGGGTAGCCCATGTCGAGGAGCTTCTGGACGAATACGGTTTAACCGATGTCGCGACGCCGAGGCGTGCGAGCCCGAGCTACATCGCCCACAACAAGTTCATCGTGTTACTCAAAGACGGCGCGCCGATCGAGGTCTGGACCGGCTCCACGAATTTTACGATGTCGGGTATCTTCGGCCAATCCAACGTCGGTCATCTCGTTCGTGATCCGGATATTGCCGCCAAGTACCTCGCATACTGGGAAACGCTACAGAAGGATCCGGAGAGCGATCCCCTGAAGGACAGCAACGAGCTGGCGACCCCGACTCTGACGGATTTTCCGCCGGAAAAGGGTACGACACCGCTCTTCAGTCCGCGCCACGGGCTTGCTCAGCTCAACTGGTACGGCGTCGCGATGGCCGGCGCGACCTCGGCGATGTGCTTTACGGGAGCATTCGGCATCAACAAGGTCTTTCTCGACGACTTCGAAAAGGACAAGGACTATCTCCGGTACGTATTCCTGGAGAAATGGGGAACTACCGCGAAGACTTCTCAGGAAACCGAGAAAGCGCTCAGCGACGACTTTGATATTCAGGTTGCCATCGGAGCGACCCTGCCCGGTGAAGCGATCTCTCACTGGCTTGCAGAGCAGTCGAACACCATCAGTCGCAACATCAAATACACACACACGAAGTTCATGCTCATCGATCCATTGAGTGACGATCCGATCGTCATCACTGGTTCGGCGAACTTCAGCGACGCGTCCACCAGCCAGAACGACGAGAACATGCTCGTGATTCGCGGCGATCTTCGCGTCGCGGATGTCTATCTCGGCGAATTCATGCGGCTATGGCGACATCACAACTTCCGCTACATCGTCACGACGGTCGATGAGGGAACAGGCGAGCCAAAGCACAACTATCTGCGCCCGAACGATACGTGGGCAGCGGATTTCTATGCGCCGACGAAGATCAAGACGAAGAGGCGCAAGATGTTTGCGTGA
- the hisN gene encoding histidinol-phosphatase produces MTRRRLVDGDFDKFVALAFSLADITRTVSLRYFRSEFVTETKSDATPVTIADRECERLMREEIRRVFPEHGIIGEEHGSDNPGASHVWVLDPIDGTKAFVSGRPLFGALIALCRDGKPILGIIDCPGIDDRWVGLEGRPTTHNDMPCHTRRCGRLEDALMYSTSPYMFSGDDAAAYDRLRSRVRYPLFGGDCHNYGLVASGWVDLVVEANLKIHDWAAIVPIADGAGGRLTDWSGDPLTFESDGRVVMSGDDRMHRAALDVLGAR; encoded by the coding sequence ATGACGCGGCGGCGTCTCGTGGATGGCGATTTCGACAAGTTCGTCGCACTCGCCTTCTCGCTTGCCGACATCACTCGCACCGTTTCGCTGCGGTATTTCCGCAGTGAGTTCGTCACCGAGACCAAATCCGACGCGACCCCGGTCACGATCGCCGACCGCGAATGCGAACGGCTGATGCGCGAGGAGATCCGGCGGGTTTTTCCCGAGCACGGCATCATCGGCGAAGAGCACGGCAGCGATAATCCGGGCGCGAGCCACGTGTGGGTTCTCGACCCGATCGACGGGACCAAGGCGTTCGTCAGCGGACGGCCTCTGTTCGGAGCGCTGATCGCGCTCTGCCGCGACGGCAAGCCCATACTCGGGATCATCGACTGCCCCGGCATCGACGACCGCTGGGTCGGGCTCGAGGGCCGGCCGACGACGCACAACGACATGCCGTGCCACACGCGGCGCTGCGGCCGCCTCGAAGACGCGCTGATGTACTCGACGTCGCCGTATATGTTCAGCGGAGACGATGCGGCGGCGTACGACCGCTTGCGCTCGCGCGTTCGCTATCCGCTGTTCGGCGGCGACTGCCACAACTACGGGCTCGTCGCGAGCGGCTGGGTCGACCTGGTGGTCGAGGCAAACCTGAAGATCCACGACTGGGCCGCGATCGTCCCGATCGCCGACGGCGCCGGCGGCAGGCTCACCGACTGGTCGGGCGATCCCCTCACGTTCGAAAGCGACGGGCGGGTCGTGATGTCGGGCGACGATCGCATGCACCGTGCCGCCCTCGACGTTCTCGGCGCGCGCTGA
- a CDS encoding DUF6285 domain-containing protein — MQDKPSAVELLQALAAFLREEVAPRMEGGMRFKSIVGANVAGIVAREIRLGPAQDRAQLRRLVALLREPAAAAQSSGEEARGEDVRARVEELSFELCRRIEAGLADSGPWREEVIAHLRATVDEKLAVDNPKAREKR, encoded by the coding sequence ATGCAGGACAAGCCTTCGGCCGTCGAGCTTCTCCAAGCGCTCGCCGCATTCCTGCGCGAGGAAGTCGCGCCGCGCATGGAAGGCGGGATGCGTTTCAAATCGATCGTCGGCGCCAACGTCGCCGGCATCGTCGCGCGCGAGATCAGGCTCGGTCCGGCGCAGGATCGTGCGCAGCTTCGGCGCCTCGTAGCGCTTCTTCGAGAGCCGGCAGCCGCCGCGCAGAGCTCAGGAGAAGAAGCGCGTGGCGAAGACGTGCGCGCACGCGTCGAGGAGCTCTCCTTCGAGCTGTGCCGCCGCATCGAGGCCGGGCTCGCCGACAGCGGTCCGTGGCGAGAAGAGGTCATCGCGCATCTGCGCGCGACCGTCGATGAAAAGCTTGCGGTCGACAATCCGAAAGCCCGCGAGAAACGCTGA
- a CDS encoding polymorphic toxin-type HINT domain-containing protein, which translates to MLRRLSLYLAVFAAMALMPAHANAQFFYRPDLPFIGLLGVGDLGGATNYAAVFELSEAPYWLIQSGGKCFSPTDPTRAFEIYAQIPESVSHSTKGAKGKQKQEITVTFYTADAVYSSIVSDNCSIKWQVKDVDGDFDYDGGTDVMTGAFKCKPAVAAEFAGLGLDDAGQAAFLAAFGGKLACKVSGVPVNGPAPVCFRGDTPVATESGLRAIRDLKVGDLVWSRDEATGKDVLSPVERTFENPGFALREIVAGSETLHTTDAHPFRVEGKGWVKARDLTMGDRLVARDGTPIGVASNRIVDGTRFYAGYDRPAPARSARLSDLRWTAASYAPQSRIPQDTPEAPTVYNIEVGTHHNYYVGASRILVHNK; encoded by the coding sequence ATGCTTCGACGTCTGTCCCTGTACCTCGCCGTGTTCGCGGCGATGGCCCTGATGCCCGCGCACGCGAACGCCCAGTTCTTCTATCGGCCCGACCTGCCGTTCATCGGGCTGCTCGGAGTCGGTGATCTCGGCGGCGCTACCAACTATGCCGCCGTGTTCGAATTGTCGGAGGCGCCATACTGGCTCATCCAGAGCGGCGGCAAGTGCTTTTCTCCGACCGATCCGACGCGGGCTTTCGAGATCTACGCGCAGATCCCGGAGTCGGTGTCTCACTCGACGAAGGGCGCGAAGGGAAAGCAGAAACAGGAAATCACGGTCACGTTCTATACGGCCGACGCCGTGTACTCGTCGATCGTCTCCGACAACTGCTCGATCAAATGGCAGGTCAAGGACGTCGACGGCGATTTCGACTACGATGGCGGCACCGACGTGATGACCGGCGCCTTCAAGTGCAAACCCGCCGTGGCGGCGGAGTTTGCCGGCCTCGGGCTCGACGACGCGGGGCAGGCCGCTTTTCTGGCGGCGTTCGGCGGAAAGCTCGCATGCAAAGTCAGCGGCGTTCCGGTCAACGGGCCGGCGCCGGTCTGTTTCCGCGGTGACACTCCGGTGGCCACCGAGTCCGGACTGCGCGCGATCCGCGACCTGAAGGTCGGCGATCTCGTCTGGTCGCGAGATGAAGCCACCGGCAAGGACGTCCTGTCGCCGGTCGAAAGAACCTTCGAAAATCCGGGCTTCGCGCTTCGCGAAATCGTTGCGGGCAGCGAAACCCTGCATACGACCGACGCGCATCCGTTCCGCGTTGAAGGCAAGGGCTGGGTCAAGGCGAGGGACCTCACGATGGGCGATCGCCTCGTTGCGCGAGATGGCACGCCGATCGGCGTTGCGTCGAACCGGATCGTCGACGGTACACGCTTCTATGCGGGCTACGACCGGCCCGCGCCGGCGAGATCGGCCAGGCTTTCGGATCTGCGCTGGACTGCGGCTTCGTACGCACCGCAGTCACGGATCCCGCAGGACACTCCGGAAGCGCCGACGGTCTACAACATCGAAGTCGGCACGCATCACAACTACTACGTCGGCGCGAGCCGCATCCTCGTGCACAACAAGTGA
- a CDS encoding phosphotransferase family protein, which translates to MSDDDLRKALEQYLRGHGRPGVAVTSLRELSGGASCRVYAFELDCGPPALVLRLDRAGGGVQGTRREEHALLDAASRAGVTVPGVHQFGDEADGLGGAFFVMDLVPGEALARRLLRDERYAAARRALPAQLGRELARLHSIDLAQPSLSFLTARAPAGEDPRRYALAEVERYRQILDVMSADQPYPLLRLTARWLEQNAPEVRRPALVHGDFRIGNVMFDERGLTAVLDWELSHVGDPIEDLGWLCVKTWRFGNDSLAAGGLCSREELLGYYEAAGGIGGAWSALSWWELFGNWKWAIICRMQAGRHTAGKWPDVELAAIGRRVAETEQEILSLMESGDGC; encoded by the coding sequence GTGAGCGACGACGACCTTCGAAAAGCCCTCGAGCAATACCTGCGCGGTCACGGCCGCCCGGGCGTTGCGGTTACTTCGCTGCGGGAGCTTTCCGGTGGCGCGTCGTGCCGCGTCTACGCGTTCGAGCTCGACTGCGGTCCGCCGGCCCTCGTTCTGCGCCTCGACCGTGCGGGCGGCGGAGTCCAGGGTACCCGCCGCGAAGAGCACGCGCTGCTCGATGCAGCGTCGCGCGCGGGCGTGACGGTGCCGGGCGTGCATCAGTTCGGCGACGAGGCGGACGGTCTCGGCGGCGCGTTCTTCGTGATGGACCTGGTCCCCGGCGAAGCCTTGGCGCGGCGCCTGCTGCGCGATGAACGTTATGCGGCAGCGCGCCGCGCGCTGCCTGCCCAGCTCGGCCGAGAGCTCGCCCGCCTGCATTCGATCGACCTCGCGCAGCCTTCGCTGTCGTTTCTCACGGCTCGGGCGCCGGCCGGCGAAGATCCGCGCCGCTATGCGCTGGCCGAGGTCGAACGCTACCGGCAGATCCTCGACGTGATGTCGGCCGACCAGCCGTATCCGCTGCTTCGCCTGACGGCGCGCTGGCTCGAGCAGAACGCGCCCGAAGTGCGCCGGCCCGCGCTCGTGCACGGCGACTTCCGCATCGGCAACGTGATGTTCGACGAGCGCGGCCTGACTGCCGTGCTCGACTGGGAGCTCTCGCACGTCGGCGATCCGATCGAAGACCTCGGCTGGCTTTGCGTGAAGACGTGGCGCTTCGGCAACGACAGCCTTGCAGCCGGCGGACTGTGTTCGCGCGAGGAGCTGCTCGGATACTACGAGGCTGCCGGCGGCATCGGCGGGGCGTGGAGCGCGCTTTCGTGGTGGGAGCTGTTCGGCAACTGGAAGTGGGCGATCATCTGCCGCATGCAGGCCGGCCGTCACACGGCCGGCAAATGGCCGGACGTCGAGCTTGCGGCAATTGGCCGGCGCGTCGCCGAGACGGAGCAGGAGATTCTGTCGCTGATGGAGTCCGGTGACGGATGCTGA
- a CDS encoding HPr family phosphocarrier protein, with the protein MSEKATAEFIVSNQLGLHVRAAAMVVRTMTPFASKVSIRAGSSVADARSVLDLLTLSASKGTKIIVEAEGTDAESAVATLGDLIARNFAE; encoded by the coding sequence ATGAGCGAGAAGGCAACCGCCGAATTCATCGTCAGCAACCAGCTCGGACTGCACGTCCGCGCTGCCGCCATGGTCGTGCGGACGATGACGCCCTTCGCGAGCAAAGTCTCGATCCGCGCCGGCTCGAGCGTCGCCGACGCCCGAAGCGTCCTCGACCTGCTGACCCTCTCCGCAAGCAAAGGAACCAAAATCATCGTCGAAGCCGAAGGCACCGACGCCGAATCCGCCGTAGCCACCCTCGGCGACCTCATCGCTCGTAACTTCGCCGAATAA
- a CDS encoding CAP domain-containing protein, protein MRIPLAAFFVLVLFVSASDADTQTCGDHDGSGDVGVSDALRVLRRAVGQQVELQCPQVCGLPTCGDQSCDSGETCETCASDCGVCSNCSGGSPETTLLDSEEQAFLSLVNAYRADHGRGAVQNCRSMSRSTQGHAEDMRDQNYFSTVGKDGSSLFDRLCDACFARACNLFDQAEAIGAGFSTAAAMLDSFKDSPSIAALLLDNDADSIGIGRATGGGTYGTYWVVDLSPGTEASCD, encoded by the coding sequence ATGAGAATCCCGCTCGCCGCATTTTTCGTTCTCGTGCTTTTCGTTTCCGCATCGGACGCCGACACGCAAACGTGCGGTGATCACGACGGCAGCGGCGATGTCGGCGTCTCGGACGCGCTGCGTGTACTGCGCCGCGCAGTCGGCCAGCAGGTGGAGCTGCAATGTCCGCAGGTCTGCGGACTTCCGACCTGCGGCGATCAGTCGTGCGATAGCGGAGAGACGTGCGAGACCTGCGCGTCCGACTGCGGTGTCTGCAGCAACTGCAGCGGCGGCAGCCCGGAGACAACGCTGCTCGACTCCGAGGAACAGGCGTTCCTGTCGCTCGTGAACGCTTACCGCGCTGACCACGGGCGAGGCGCCGTGCAGAACTGCAGGTCGATGTCGCGCTCGACGCAGGGACATGCCGAGGACATGCGCGACCAGAATTATTTCTCGACTGTCGGCAAGGACGGATCCTCGTTGTTCGACCGTCTGTGCGATGCGTGCTTCGCGCGAGCGTGCAACCTGTTCGACCAGGCCGAAGCGATCGGCGCGGGATTCTCCACCGCCGCGGCAATGCTCGACAGCTTCAAGGATTCCCCGAGCATCGCCGCTCTTCTGCTCGACAACGACGCCGACAGCATCGGGATCGGACGTGCAACCGGAGGCGGCACGTACGGGACGTACTGGGTGGTGGACCTGTCGCCGGGGACGGAGGCGAGCTGCGACTGA
- a CDS encoding VOC family protein: MKLPFFRSRKRKAKEEAEQADKAAEQDAKQAVAEAAPEPAKAERPTGKGKTRRVPAEQVVDGIGYALAAVPSLGPTVKAWRKLGFHVSEAYTWQGCHAAHIDLEGGGIRFLAADSHADATAAADLVRQRLILGSGLFGWTWAASEPHRSAVAIGQLAGSPFHEECEDWSDSIVQIPMELTPAAATWLERPPAEAASHSHANSLVRLDHVVLQVSASKAASQTYEKHFGLKGRTSAMNDRYYAFLKAGRSLLEIVGPLKPGAAETPPGKVLPRITGGPWGVAFASTNIDATVTFLRMAGVDVGDPHRAVQGGRITGMTTPLGGIQLAFMGD, encoded by the coding sequence ATGAAGCTTCCGTTTTTCAGATCGCGAAAGCGCAAGGCCAAGGAAGAAGCCGAACAGGCCGACAAAGCTGCCGAGCAGGATGCGAAGCAAGCCGTCGCCGAGGCTGCGCCCGAGCCCGCCAAAGCCGAGCGTCCGACCGGCAAGGGAAAGACCCGTCGCGTCCCCGCCGAGCAGGTCGTCGATGGCATCGGATATGCGCTGGCCGCAGTGCCTTCGCTCGGACCCACCGTCAAAGCGTGGCGCAAGCTCGGGTTCCACGTCAGCGAGGCCTACACGTGGCAGGGCTGTCACGCTGCGCACATCGACCTCGAAGGCGGCGGAATTCGTTTCCTCGCCGCCGATTCTCACGCCGACGCGACCGCCGCAGCCGATCTCGTTCGCCAGCGCCTGATCCTCGGTTCGGGACTCTTCGGCTGGACGTGGGCCGCGAGCGAGCCGCATCGTTCCGCAGTCGCCATCGGTCAGCTCGCCGGCAGCCCGTTCCACGAAGAGTGCGAGGACTGGTCGGATTCGATCGTGCAGATCCCGATGGAGCTTACGCCTGCCGCCGCGACGTGGCTCGAGCGGCCGCCGGCCGAGGCCGCGTCGCACTCGCATGCAAACTCGCTGGTGCGCCTCGATCATGTCGTGCTGCAGGTGAGCGCGTCCAAGGCCGCATCGCAGACTTACGAAAAACACTTCGGCCTCAAGGGCCGCACGTCGGCGATGAACGATCGCTACTATGCATTCCTCAAGGCCGGACGCTCGCTGCTGGAGATCGTCGGCCCGCTCAAGCCCGGCGCCGCAGAAACGCCGCCGGGAAAGGTCCTGCCCCGCATCACCGGTGGCCCGTGGGGAGTGGCATTCGCGAGCACGAACATCGACGCGACGGTCACGTTCCTGCGCATGGCAGGCGTCGACGTCGGCGATCCGCACCGCGCCGTTCAGGGCGGCCGCATCACCGGAATGACTACACCGCTCGGCGGCATCCAGCTCGCCTTCATGGGCGACTGA
- the rapZ gene encoding RNase adapter RapZ: MTSASAASGQVDVAVITGMSGSGRSTAIHVLEDLGYYCIDNLPSALVEQFVALFAGSHAGRSKVGLGMDVRDDGYVDAWPSVRKALEKAGHRVTVVFLDSADETLIRRYSETRRVHPLGAGRDLHDAIRAERELLRPLERAADVVIDTSELSVHELKRRLRSFAEDSDAYTGPNVTLKSFGFKFGSLVDAHLVFDVRFLPNPYFVAELRALTGLDASVSGYVLENELTRAFIDRLMDFLDFVLPHYAEEGRAYLTVGIGCTGGKHRSVAIVEECARRLRQHGAAVIVRHRDISKESI, from the coding sequence GTGACGTCCGCGTCCGCCGCATCAGGCCAGGTCGACGTCGCCGTCATCACCGGCATGTCGGGATCGGGCCGCTCCACGGCAATCCACGTCCTCGAGGATCTCGGCTACTACTGCATCGACAACCTCCCGAGCGCGCTCGTCGAGCAGTTCGTGGCGCTGTTTGCCGGCTCGCACGCCGGCCGCTCCAAAGTCGGCCTCGGCATGGACGTGCGCGACGACGGCTACGTGGACGCGTGGCCGTCGGTACGAAAAGCGCTCGAGAAGGCCGGCCACCGCGTGACCGTCGTCTTCCTCGATTCCGCGGACGAGACGCTGATCCGGCGCTATTCGGAAACCCGGCGCGTGCATCCGCTCGGCGCCGGCCGCGACCTCCACGATGCCATCCGTGCCGAACGCGAGTTGCTGCGGCCGCTCGAGCGTGCCGCTGATGTCGTCATCGATACGAGCGAGCTGTCGGTGCACGAGCTCAAGCGCCGCCTGCGCTCGTTTGCCGAGGACAGCGACGCGTACACCGGTCCGAACGTGACGCTCAAGAGCTTCGGCTTCAAGTTCGGCAGCCTCGTCGACGCGCATCTCGTCTTCGACGTGCGTTTTCTGCCGAATCCGTATTTTGTCGCCGAGCTGCGCGCCCTGACCGGACTGGACGCGTCCGTCTCGGGCTACGTGCTGGAGAACGAGCTGACCCGCGCATTCATCGACCGGCTGATGGATTTCCTCGATTTCGTGCTGCCGCACTACGCCGAGGAAGGCCGCGCGTACCTGACCGTCGGCATCGGCTGCACCGGCGGCAAGCATCGCTCGGTGGCCATCGTCGAGGAGTGCGCGCGCCGATTGCGCCAGCACGGTGCCGCAGTGATCGTGCGTCACCGCGACATTTCCAAGGAGTCGATATGA